The following is a genomic window from Nocardioides thalensis.
GCGGCGTTGAGCCCGGCCATCTCCTCGTGACCGATCTCCGGGTTGACGCCCACCAGCTCGGGACGGTCGAGGGTCTCGATGAACGCGAGCGCGTGGCCGACGGTCGGCAGCAGGATGTCGCCGCGGGGCTCGTTGGGCTTGGGCTCGATCGCGAACTTGAGGTCGTAGCCCTTGTCGGTCACGTACTGGCCGAGGACGTTGAACGCCTCCTGGTAGCGGTCGAGCGCGGCCGCCACACCCTGCGAGGCGCCGTACTCCGCGCCCTCGCGGCCGCCCCAGCAGACGTAGACCTGGGCGCCGAGCTCGGCGGCGAGGTCGATGTTGCGCATCACCTTGCGCAGCGCGAACCGGCGCACGTCGCGGTCGTTGGCGGTGAACGCGCCGCCCTTGAACACCGGGTGCGTGAACAGGTTGGTGGTCGCGGTGGTCACGACCAGGCCGGTGTCGGCGAGGCCCTTCTTGAAGCGCTCGATGATGGCGTCGCGGGTGGCGTCGTCGCTGCCGAACGGGATCAGGTCGTCGTCGTGGAAGTTCACGCCGTAGGCGCCGACCCCCGCCAGGCGCTCGAGCGCGTAGACCGGATCCATCGGCTCGCGCGTCGCGTCGCCGAACGGGTCGCGGGCCTGCCAGCCGACGGTCCAGAGGCCGAAGGAGAACTTGTCGCTCGGCGACGGCGCCGGGATCTCGATGGTCATGTCTTCCTCTCGATGGGGTGGTGGGTCAGACTCGGTCGCGCAGCGCCGCATAGGCCGTTCGTACGGCGGGCGCGGGCGTCGCGTCGAGGGTCTCGGTGTCGGCGAGCGGCCAGTCGGGCGGCTCCGCCGCGCCGCTGAGGGCCCAGGCGGCCTGGCGGGCGGCGCCGCGGGCGACGTACTCCCCCGCCGGCGGGAGCAGCACCGAGCGCCCGAGCACGGCGGGCGCGAGCGTCCGCACGGCGGGCGAGCGGGTCGCGCCACCGACGAGCATGACCCGCTGTGGCTCGTCGCCGGTCGCCGAGAGCAGGGCGTCGACGCCGTCGGCCAGCGAGCACAGCAGGGCCTCGAACGCGGCCCGCGCGAGGTCGGCCCGCGTCGTCCGGGGCGTCAGCCCCGCCCAGGTGCCGGTCGCGCCGGGCCGGTTGGGGGTGCGCTCGCCGCCGTAGTAGGGCAGCAGGGTCACGCCGTGCGCTCCGGCAGGCGCCTGGAGGGCGAGCATGGCCAGCTCGTCGTGGTCGACGCCCAGCCAGCGGGCCTGGAGGTCGAGGATGCCGGCGGCGTTCATGGTGGTGACCATCGGCAGGAAGCCGCCGGTCGCGTCGGCGAACCCGGTCACGGTGCCGGTGCCGTCGGCGATCGGGCTGCGGCTCACGGTCGAGGCGACGCCGGAGGTGCCGATGGACACGAGCACGTCGCCGGGTCGCAGGTCGAGCCCGAGCGCCGCGCCCATGTTGTCGCCGGTGCCGGCGGCGACCACCTGGCCCGTGGGCGTCTGCGCCGCGACGGCGCCGGGGGCGACGACCGCGGGCAGCGCCGGCTCGTGCCCCAGGGCGGCCTTGGCCAGGTCGGGGCGCCACTCCCCCGCGGCGGTTGCGAAGTAGCCGGTGCCGGAGGCGTCGCCGCGGTCGGTGAACGCGGCGGTGCCGGGCGCGGCGAGGTGGCGCGAGACGTAGTCGTGCGGCAGCAGCACCTCGGCGACGCGGGCGGCGTTGTCGGGCTCGTGGTCGCGCAGCCAGCGCAGCTTGCTCGAGGTGAACGATGCCACCAGCACCGAGCCGATCGCGTCCGCGCACGCCTGCGGGCCACCCATCTCGGCGATCAGGGCCTCCGCCGCCGCGGCGGACCGGGTGTCGTTCCACAGCAGCGCGTCGCGCACCGGCTCGCCGGCCGCGTCGAGGGCCACCATCCCGTGCTGCTGGCCGCCCACGGCGACCGCTGCCGCCCGGTCGAGCAGGCCTGCCGTCGCGGCGTCGAAGGCCTCCAGCCAGGCGCGCGGGTCGACCTCCGTGCCCGCGGGGTGCGGGGCGCTGCGCTGCTCGATGACGGTGCCGTCGTCGGCGTCGACGAGGACCGCCTTCGTGGACTGGGTCGAGGAGTCGACACCGAGGACGAGGGCCATAGGGAGTATTTAGTACGACCCTTGAACTAAAGTCAATGCTTGTGCTGAGGTGCGAGCGCAGCGAGCCTCGAAGTGCTTGTGCTGAGGTGCGAGCGGAGCGAGCCTCGAAGTGCTTGTGCTGAGGTGCGAGCGAAGCGAGCCTCGGAGCGCCTAGGTGAGCGCAGCCGGGCTCCGGGGCGTACGGCGCCGCTCCCGCCACGCCTTGAACCGGGCCCACCCGCGCCTGATCATCCGGATCGCCAGCCAGAGCACGACCAGCCCGACGAGCAGCAGCGCGCCCGCGATGCCCGCCGCGATGTACGGGTGCTCGATCGCGAACCAGACCAGCCCGAGCACGACCACGTCCTCGCCCACGCTCAGGCCGATGTTGGTGAAAGGCTCCGGCATCGTGTTCGCCGCCATCCGGGTGCCGGCCTTGACCGCGTGGGAAGCGAACGCGCTCACCCCGCCGACGGCGCCGCCCGTGAGCCCGCTCAGGTCCGCGGAGTCACCGGCGATCAGGGTGCCGATGACGCCGCCGACCACCGGCCGGATCACGGTCGAGATCACGTCCCAGGTCGAGTCGACGTACGGCACCTTGTCGGCGACGAACTCGAAGGCGTACATGACACCTGCGACCGCGAGCACCTCCCAGCGCCCCAGCACGTCGGGGATCTCCGTGGAGGGCGCGACCCGCTCGGCGATGCCGAGGACCAGCACGACCAGATAGGCGTTGACGCCGCTGGCCCAGCCGCTCGAGAAGGTGAGGGCGAGGGACTCCACGAGCGCAGCGTATCCACGATCAGGCCGGGGGTAACGTCGACGGCATGAGCAACATGGATCCGGGCGATCGCGAGTCCTACGGCGACTACAGCGTCGACGACGAGACCCAGCTCAATCCCGAGGACACCCTCGGCGACCAGGACGTGGACGACGAGCTCGACCGCGGCTACACCGCGCCCGAGAAGTGGTCGGTGGCCCAGAAGTAC
Proteins encoded in this region:
- the xylA gene encoding xylose isomerase: MTIEIPAPSPSDKFSFGLWTVGWQARDPFGDATREPMDPVYALERLAGVGAYGVNFHDDDLIPFGSDDATRDAIIERFKKGLADTGLVVTTATTNLFTHPVFKGGAFTANDRDVRRFALRKVMRNIDLAAELGAQVYVCWGGREGAEYGASQGVAAALDRYQEAFNVLGQYVTDKGYDLKFAIEPKPNEPRGDILLPTVGHALAFIETLDRPELVGVNPEIGHEEMAGLNAAAGYAQALWQGKLFHIDLNGQNGPKYDQDLRFGAGNVRGAFWVVDTLLAGGYDGPVHFDYKPVRTEDDEGVWVTAKACIDNYLILREKAKAFRADPEVVAALEAARVPELSVPTVGEDEGWQQLLEWPLPDVEALAARGAAFERLDQLALEHLYGVR
- the xylB gene encoding xylulokinase, with product MALVLGVDSSTQSTKAVLVDADDGTVIEQRSAPHPAGTEVDPRAWLEAFDAATAGLLDRAAAVAVGGQQHGMVALDAAGEPVRDALLWNDTRSAAAAEALIAEMGGPQACADAIGSVLVASFTSSKLRWLRDHEPDNAARVAEVLLPHDYVSRHLAAPGTAAFTDRGDASGTGYFATAAGEWRPDLAKAALGHEPALPAVVAPGAVAAQTPTGQVVAAGTGDNMGAALGLDLRPGDVLVSIGTSGVASTVSRSPIADGTGTVTGFADATGGFLPMVTTMNAAGILDLQARWLGVDHDELAMLALQAPAGAHGVTLLPYYGGERTPNRPGATGTWAGLTPRTTRADLARAAFEALLCSLADGVDALLSATGDEPQRVMLVGGATRSPAVRTLAPAVLGRSVLLPPAGEYVARGAARQAAWALSGAAEPPDWPLADTETLDATPAPAVRTAYAALRDRV
- a CDS encoding DUF4126 family protein: MESLALTFSSGWASGVNAYLVVLVLGIAERVAPSTEIPDVLGRWEVLAVAGVMYAFEFVADKVPYVDSTWDVISTVIRPVVGGVIGTLIAGDSADLSGLTGGAVGGVSAFASHAVKAGTRMAANTMPEPFTNIGLSVGEDVVVLGLVWFAIEHPYIAAGIAGALLLVGLVVLWLAIRMIRRGWARFKAWRERRRTPRSPAALT